In Triticum urartu cultivar G1812 chromosome 6, Tu2.1, whole genome shotgun sequence, the following proteins share a genomic window:
- the LOC125514633 gene encoding uncharacterized protein LOC125514633 → MMHRQAEIEAERIGVGVTPEAQRLFDALSKTLPVHWDKTDIVVMKEVRVCSPYLPENVSGGTSAANERVKKVLDFERKRQHVRVPGQF, encoded by the exons ATGATGCACAGGCAAGCTGAGATTGAAGCTGAGAGAATTGGTGTTGGTGTCACCCCAGAAGCTCAAAGATTATTTGATGCATTGTCGAAGAC GCTTCCAGTTCATTGGGACAAGACCGACATTGTTGTAATGAAGGAGGTTCGTGTATGCAGTCCCTACCTGCCTGAAAATGTCAGCGGCGGAACATCAGCTGCTAATGAACGGGTTAAGAAAGTG CTGGACTTTGAGAGGAAAAGACAACATGTGCGTGTACCTGGCCAATTCTAA